From the Astyanax mexicanus isolate ESR-SI-001 chromosome 12, AstMex3_surface, whole genome shotgun sequence genome, the window acagaggataaaagaaaaacataaaacttGTAAAGCTTTTCATTGGAGACTAGTTTAGTTGTTTAGTACAATTAAGCACAGTTTTAAATGAAGACACACCAACCTGAGGAACAGGAATATGGCTCTCCTGTAGCTGACTCCATCCACATTATCATAGTGGTCCATGTAGGGCTTGATTGCATCTATAAGACCTGGGTGGAGTTTCTCCGCCTCGTCAAAGATAAACAGAGTCTGTGGACAGCGGAGCACCATGTCTCTAATAGCCTCTCTCAGCTGACCCTgcaaaaagaacacacacacacacacacacacacacacacacagagatcagGCTTACGGATTACTGTAAttcacaatataaaataatacaattcattatgtaatattaacattttatgagaaacaaaaaagtaaaaaaaaaaaaattaaaggtttaatttaaattaattgtttGTTGTTCAATTCACTTTATACACTTTATCTACTATCCAGGTGAGTTGCAAAACTGTATAAAAGAGTTGATGCAATCTAAACAGATTAAATCAATAACTGAGTTCTAAACTGCTGCTGGGCTGTGATCCAAGAACAAATGACGGCACGGtttgttttttagcttttttcccGTAAAATAAGCTTAAAGtgtcaaaataatgacatttaagcttacccctccagcctaacaaaaacAGGACATCCTACCCCTAGGTGAAAGCAGGTAAAACAAAGGGGAAGGGGTGAgccatattgtatcgtaataTCGCCAAAATTTTTGGATATCgaaaacgatattataccctgaaatatcgtgccataacttttactttaatcctggatatatggagatatttggagtgcattattattagtattatgacattctggaatatttacaaattacaaatctgctaaatttcttgtatctttttaatatctcagggaTGTGCAATATCATTTcgttttgtttcagtagtgtatataaatatattttttgtcatatcgccaagagtatcgttatcgcgctaataccctgaaatatcgtgatattattttaggtccatattgcccacccctgtatatatatattacacacacatacgtacatttactaacacatttaCTACAAACGGGGGTCTGCCATAGGCCACAAGCATTAATACAACTGGccagtgaggttgtttgaactataatgaacgataacgaaaaaatacaaataaaaagcttctctggagagcttttgtttacaaaaagcTCAGCATAACTTTAGTTTCCGCTCGTTCTCGTTttttcctatctccttataagggcgtttttttccccggCTGTGTGCCAATTCATTGggccgtgaccctgacgacacaggttcgatcccgtgtgaggagcggtgtgattattaattttttactcctttcttcttgggtttacctactttgagaaaaactgttctgcaattgagctcgacaaccctctgggctgaagagctactagtctgtagcactccatcctgttacgctttattttacaaaacagattttagttttttttgtggccaTGTAATGGATtcatggcttggaaaatatctggcccgtggccaaacttaattgccgccCGCTGCTCTACAAAAACAGTGAAAAGCGATTCTGAGAAGAGCCTGATCACTGTGACCTGATGTCCCCCACTCACCTTGTACATGTCCACCAGCCGAGTGTGCGGGAAGTGAAACGGGGCGATAAACAGGCGCACGCACTCGCTCTTCACCCCGTCCCGGTACAGGTTGTCCGCCACCATCCGGGCCACGTAGTTCTTGCCTGTGCCGGACCAGCCGTGGAAGGAGAGGGTCAGAGGCTTGTTGGACTCTGGGTTATTGATGAAGCCCTGAACAGCTTTCAGAACCACAGACTGAGCCAAGTGCTGCCCGTGAAGCTTCATCTGCAGGTCTCTCTCCAGAGCTGCACATATTATACGAGTGAAAGGTTAATTTCAGGTAACTTTAGTTCATATAGATGTGTCTTCTATAACTGGACagatctatatacagctctggagaaaaataagttATGAGTTtaattgattttaccatattaaaaacctttggaatataatcaagagaaggatcaaaccaaactgaactgcttgaatttttgcaccaggagtaaagcagcataaagttatccaaaagcagtgtgtaagactggtggaggagaacatgatgccaagatgcatgaaaactgtgattaaaaaccaggattattccaccaaatattgatttctgaactcttaaaactttatgaatatgaacttgttttctttgcattatctgaaaagctctgcatctttttttgttatttcagccatttctcattttctgtaaataaacgctctaaatgagaatatttttatttggaatttgagagaaatgttgtctgtagtttatagaataaaacagcaatgctcattttactcaaacataaacctataaatagcaaaatcagagaaacggattcacaaactgaagtggtgccttaattttttccagagctgtatataaaacacacacaggtgaagaaTACAGGCGATAGGTTACTGGGTAACTTTAGGGTGATCAAGTACAGTACAAAGAGTCTGTACTTGAGTTCAGGTAGATGTCGTCctgataaaagaaaataatattaacTCTGGACAgatatagatacacacacacacacacacacacacaggtgaacAATACAGGTGAAAGATTAACTTCAGGTAACTTCAGGTCAGGTAATCAGTTCAGGTCTTCCTCATaaactaaattaatattaactcttactggatagacagatatatatgtatatatatatatatatatacacgcagGTCACAGGTGAAGAATACAGGTGAAAGGTTACTGGGTAACTTTAAGGGTGATCATGTACAGACTGTCTGTACTTGAGTTCAGGTAGATCATGTAGGTCAGGTAAATGTCATCCAGATAGTACCAATTAATAATAACTATGTGTCTAGATAAGATTTCTATCACACACATTTGTAAATATAAACACATGCAGGGAATAAGTAAAAGGTTACTAggtaattttaagtgtttaaaggttttaaaaaatgtcTGTACCTAAGGTCAGGTAATACAATATGCATaacaatacaggggttatgatttaatattgcaataccgttttttttaaataaattaaactttaGGAAGACTGCTATGGtatgaaaaatacaatataatatgctTGAATCTGAGTAACGGAAAAGATTActtttcagccaatcagatcagtgggatctgaagacagGAGATCTAGTAAACTAAAggattaaaaacacataaaattgaGATAAGCTGATATCTCCAATATATTTCATAATCTTATGCTCTGAAATTATCATCATTatttcagtggcataaaatgatcttaaaatgacagtaatataaTATGCAAGCCTGCAGGTGTGCTTACCTGTGAGGTTATTGGAAATTCTGCAGTCCCCTGAATCACAGCACTGCCCCAGGCTGCAGTACCAGGCCGTCATCATGCCCATATAATCCCAAGAGAACCAGGACCACACGTCTCCGGTCGGCactagagagaagagagagaggacaaaTTTAAACACCTGCAATAATGAgagaaattttacttaatttgagATATTCACAAAAAAGGCACACGTTATTAGGTTTCATTTAAAACACCCTAAGTGATAAGCACCAGATACTCACCACATAGCATctggtatactgtatatactatattAAACATGTACATACAGACAGACTACTGAATATATAAACGCACTACTATATGTACACACACTATATTAACTTAACAAACATAAACTACAAATCAGGCACTGTTGGTGCTAAACTGTGTAATATAAGCAGGAGAAGGGTTTGTAGTAAATCAGTCCTGGGTCTTTAGCTGGGGTAGATAGAGGTAGGTGGGGGTAGACAGAGTAGATGTGAGGGTAGCTGGGGTAGACAGGGTAGATGTAGTAGATAGGGGTAGCTGGTGGTAGATAGGTTAAATGGGGTAGATAGATCGATTATATAGAGTATTTGGGGTAGCTGGGTTAGGGTAGACAGAGTAGGTAGGGTACATAAGGTAACTGGGGGTAGATAGGGTAGCTGGGGCAGCTTGGTAGTATAGGGTATATCAGGTAGTATAGGTAAGGTAGGGTACATATCTTAGAGTAGATACGGTTGCCGGGTAGTATAGAGGTAGCCGGGGTAGATACGGGTGGATATGGGTAGCTGGGGGTAATATAAGGGTAGATAGTAGAAGACAGGGGTAGCTGGAGGTTGTATAGGGTTAGAAAATTGTATCTGTGGGTAGATACAGAAAGCTTGATAGATATAAGGATTGATAGGGGCAGCTAGGGTTTGACAGAGGTAGCTGGGGGTACAAAAAGGGTAGCGGAGGGTAGTATAAGGTATCTGGGGGGTATATGGGTAGATAGGGGTAGCTGggggtagatagatagattagataGAGTATAAGGGGTAGCTTGGGTAGAAAGGGGTTACTGGGTTAGGGTAGACAGAGTAGGTAGGGTACATAAGGTAACTGGGGGTAGATAGCTGGGGCAGCtcgggtagtatagggtagatcAGGTAGTACAGGTTAGGTAGGGTAGATATGGCAGAgtagatacagttgtggtcaaaagtttacatacacttgtaaaaaaacataatgttatggctgtcttgagttttcaataagttctacaactcttatttttctgtgatagagtgatcggaacacatacatgtttgtcacaaaaaacagtcataaaatttggttctttcataaatttattatgggtctgctgaaaatgtcaccaaatctgctgggtcaaaaatatacatacagcaacaaaatttgtcaattttggtgatgtagcgagttgtgtcaatcaaattagcttcatgtcatggcctcttcacttcttgtaagtgattctgattgactacagctgttgacttctcatgagcccatttaaatagggctcatttgacccagtgattagactcagctacaaaagctacaatgggaaagtcaaaggaactcagtgtggatctgaaaaagcgaattattgacttgaacaagtcagggaagtcacttggagccatttcaaagcagctacaggtcccaagagcaactgtgcagacaattatatgcaagtataaagtgcatggaacagttgtgtcactgccacgatcaggaagaaaacgcaagctatcacatgctgccgagaggagattggtcaggatggtcaagagtcaaccaagaatcaccaagaagcaggtctgcaaggatttggaagctgatggaacacaggtgtcagtctccacagtcaagcgtgttttacatcgccatggactgagaggctgctgtgcaagaaagaagcccttgctccagaaaaggcaccttaagactcggctgaagtttgctgctgatcacatggacaaagataaaaccttctggaggaaagttctctggtcagacgaaacaaaaattgagctgtttggccacaacacccagcaatatgtttggaggagaaaaggtgaggcctttaatcccaggaacaccatgcctactgtcaagcatggtggtggtagtattatgctctggggatgttttgctgccagtgaaactggttctttgcaggaaaacttaaaaccatcagcccgaaggttgggtcttgggcgcagttgggtgttccaacaagacaatgacccaaaacacacacatcaaaagtggtaaaggaatggctaaaccaggctagaattaaggttttagaatggccttcccaaagtcctgacttaaaccccattgagaacatgtggacagtgctaaagaagcgggttcatgcaagaaaaccatcacatttagctgaactgcaccaattctgtcaagaagagtggtcaaacattcaacctgaagcttgccaggagtttgtggatggctaccaaaagcgcctagttgccgtgaaaatggccaagggacatgtaaccaaatactaatgttgctgtatgtatatttttgacccagcagatttggtgacattttcagcagacccataataaatttatgaaagaaccaaattttatgactgttttttgtgacaaacatgtatgtgttccgatcactctatcacagaaaaataagagttgtagaacttattgaaaactcaagacagccataacattatgtttttttacaagtgtatgtaaacttttgaccacaactgtacggTTGCTGGGTAGTATATGGGGTAGCCGGGGTAGATACGGGTGGATATGGGTAGCTAGGGGTAATTTAAGGGTAGATAGTAGAAGACAGGGGTAGCTGGAGGTTGTATAAGTATGGAGTTAGATAGGGGTGGAAAGGGATAGTATAGGGGTAGCTGTGGGTAGATAATTGTATCTGTGGGTAGATACAGGAAGCTTGATAGATATAAGGATTGATAAGGGCAGCTGGGGTGGACAGAGGTAGCTGGGAGTAGTATAACGATTGATGGAGTAGATGGGGCAGTATAGGGGTACCTTGCTGGCTGGCATCCTCCTGGTTGGGCTGGCAGTCTCCCTCCCAGACGTGGCAGTAGATGTAGTTGAAGTAGTAGGTGGAGACGTTGGAGAGGCTGTTAAACTGGAAGAAATCCGCGGAAACCGGATCCGCCAGCAGCGCGGAGAGGAGCAGTAAAGCGATCATCAGGCCCGCAGGAGGTACAGCTCGCGCACTGGAACCGAGATAGAGCCGCCCGCGCCGTTATTCACCCGCTCCATCCAGCCCGGGTCACTCCGGATCACCCCACAGCTCACCATTAATATTTACCCAGCGCTCAGGCCCTTCCGCCCCGCGTCACTTCCGCCAGACTGCCACCGCTGCGGAAGTAcagccgctagagggagcccgcagGGGAGACCAGAACCGATAGGGGTGGAGCTAAACAGCGAAAAAAACactcattaaaatatttatttaccaaTTAATCTggatatttcttttattttaaaaagcagaatgatgtttttcttttttaaagggaaaaaagacttaaaaataaattaactattatttatttCGGATTTTGGAATTACAGTCAGAGCACTGACTGAGTGGCTTTACAGATTATTTCTGCGatatttaaacaaatttaaaccGAGCACTGACTGAGATTAAAAGGTTTAAAACTGAGGTTTAATAGCTTTACAAATTATGTCTGCGATATTGAAATAGGTGATTTGGTTGTgttgaaaaaaaactgtttttaagaaaattaaccatttatatattttgattctgctcaattgctccatatgaactcattcattttggactcactcaaAAAACTGTACACTGCTACAgcgtttaaaaggtttataacagaagtttcaaagttttaaaatcatttacgcaatatttttttgtttcagaaaAATTTAAATTAACCATTAACTGATTCAGCTTGAGTTTTGGGAAGaataatgtttttatataaaaaacaaaaaaaacttaagttacctatatattttagattttggaATTAGCCAGATCACTGACTTTAAAAAGGGTTTAGCTGATTAAAAGCTTTCCAAATTATGCCTTCGATATGAAACGTGACTTTGTTG encodes:
- the tor3a gene encoding torsin-3A; amino-acid sequence: MIALLLLSALLADPVSADFFQFNSLSNVSTYYFNYIYCHVWEGDCQPNQEDASQQVPTGDVWSWFSWDYMGMMTAWYCSLGQCCDSGDCRISNNLTALERDLQMKLHGQHLAQSVVLKAVQGFINNPESNKPLTLSFHGWSGTGKNYVARMVADNLYRDGVKSECVRLFIAPFHFPHTRLVDMYKGQLREAIRDMVLRCPQTLFIFDEAEKLHPGLIDAIKPYMDHYDNVDGVSYRRAIFLFLSNIGGAAINEVALDFWHSGQNREDIGMEDLEHRLRSESMDAEGGFAQSELMSGHLIDFFVPFLPLEYRHVKLCARDAYAARGVEPDEATLDEVAKAMLYVPKEEKLFSAQGCKSIPQRINFFLP